The Mauremys mutica isolate MM-2020 ecotype Southern chromosome 1, ASM2049712v1, whole genome shotgun sequence genome has a segment encoding these proteins:
- the CCNA1 gene encoding cyclin-A1 — protein MHHNDKSGISQAGSWEIRRVAAGPYSNQNPPQRAVLGLLTENGQCLRACGQGTTIVRRFSGSENAFPPSGKNILPSCMVNVTSKQGFSIYVDEPEQKDRCSCTVVEEVESSLCEVDTSTMKPNIHLLLDLSTGSPMLVDTSLQSQHEVYVDNIVDVMNVGDYAEDIHQYLREAEVRYRPKPYYMRKQPDITSGMRAILVDWLVEVGQEYKLRTETLYLAVNFLDRFLSCMSVLRGKLQLVGTAAILLAAKYEEIYPPEIEEFVYITDDTYTKRQLLRMEHLLLKVLAFDLTVPTINQFLLQYLQRHGVCVRTENFARYVAELSLLEADPFLKYLPSQTAAAAYCLANYTVNRHLWPETLAAFTGYSLSEIVPCLSDLHKTCLDASHRPQQAIREKYKLSKYMHVSFMEPPAVLPLQ, from the exons ATGCATCACAATGATAAGAGTGGGATCTCCCAAGCTGGAAGTTGGGAGATCCGCCGGGTTGCAGCTGGGCCTTATTCCAACCAAAATCCCCCACAGAGGGCTGTACTTGGGCTGCTGACTGAGAATGGGCAGTGCTTGAGGGCATGTGGTCAG GGTACCACAATAGTCAGACGCTTCTCTGGCTCTGAAAATGCTTTCCCTCCATCTGGAAAGAATATATTGCCCAGCTGTATGGTCAATGTAACATCCAAGCAAGGGTTTTCTATATATGTAGATGAACCAGAGCAGAAAGACAGATGCAGCTGCACAGTTGTAGAAGAGGTGGAATCCAGCCTGTGTGAAGTGGATACTAGCACAATGAAGCCCAATATTCATCTGCTGTTGGATTTGAGTACAG GTTCTCCTATGTTGGTGGATACATCATTGCAGTCACAACATGAAGTTTATGTGGATAACATCGTGGATGTAATGAATGTGGGAGACTATGCAGAAGACATTCATCAGTACCTTAGAGAAGCTGAA GTAAGATACAGGCCAAAACCATATTACATGCGAAAGCAGCCAGACATCACCTCAGGGATGCGTGCAATCTTGGTGGACTGGCTGGTGGAAGTTGGGCAAGAATACAAACTTCGTACTGAAACACTGTACCTAGCTGTCAACTTTCTGGACAGGTTTCTCTCCTGTATGTCTGTCCTCAGAGGGAAGCTGCAGCTTGTGGGAACAGCAGCAATCCTTCTGGCTGC GAAATATGAAGAGATCTACCCTCCAGAGATAGAGGAGTTTGTGTATATAACCGATGATACTTACACAAAGAGACAGCTATTAAGAATGGAACACCTGCTCCTGAAAGTACTGGCTTTTGACTTGACAGTACCAACTATCAACCAGTTTCTCCTTCAGTATTTACAGAGACATGGAGTCTGCGTCAGGACAGAGAACTTTGCAAGG TATGTAGCAGAGTTGAGTCTTCTGGAAGCTGATCCATTTCTGAAGTACCTTCCTTCGCAAACTGCTGCAGCAGCTTACTGTCTAGCAAATTACACTGTGAACAGGCATTTGTGG CCAGAAACACTTGCTGCATTCACTGGGTATTCGCTAAGCGAGATAGTGCCTTGTCTGAGTGATCTACATAAAACATGCCTTGATGCTTCTCATCGACCACAGCAAGCAATTAGAGAGAAATACAAGCTGTCAAA GTACATGCATGTATCCTTTATGGAGCCACCAGCAGTTCTTCCTCTGCAATAA